From Salarias fasciatus chromosome 12, fSalaFa1.1, whole genome shotgun sequence, the proteins below share one genomic window:
- the gfpt1 gene encoding glutamine--fructose-6-phosphate aminotransferase [isomerizing] 1, which yields MCGIFAYLNYHVPRTRREILEILLKGLRRLEYRGYDSAGVGIDGGNVKEWESNAKSIQLIKQRGKVKALDEEIHKQQDIDLDVEFDVHLGIAHTRWATHGEPSPINSHPQRSDKSNEFIVIHNGIITNYKDLRKFLESKGYEFESETDTETIAKLVKYMYDNRESDDISFATLVERVIQQLEGAFALVFKSVHYPAEAVGTRRGSPLLIGVRSDHKLSTDHIPVLYRSSGKDKKSCSALPRTGQDTCLFPVDEKAVEYYFASDASAVIEHTNRVIFLEDDDVAAVSDGCLSIHRIKRRVGDYPARAIQTLQMELQQIMKGNFSSFMQKEIFEQPESVVNTMRGRVNFDNNSVTLGGLKDHIKEIQRCRRLILIACGTSYHAGVATRQVLEELTELPVMVELASDFMDRNTPVFRDDVCFFISQSGETADSLMALRYCKERGALTVGITNTVGSSISRETDCGVHINAGPEVGVASTKAYTSQFVALIMFALLMCDDRISMQPRRREIIQGLKVLPDLIKEVLSLDDEIQKLAQELYQQKSVLIMGRGYHYATCLEGALKIKEITYMHSEGILAGELKHGPLALVDKLMPVIMIIMRDHTYTKCQNALQQVVARQGRPIVICDKDDYETIKNSSRTIKVPHCVDCLQGILSVIPLQLLSFHLAVLRGYDVDCPRNLAKSVTVE from the exons ATGTGCG gAATCTTTGCCTATCTCAACTACCATGTGCCAAGGACTCGCCGTGAGATCCTTGAGATCCTCCTTAAAGGTCTGCGGCGTCTGGAGTACAGAGGCTACGACTCAGCCG GTGTGGGGATCGACGGCGGAAACGTGAAGGAGTGGGAGTCAAACGCAAAGTCCATCCAGCTGATTAAGCAACGTGGAAAAGTGAAGGCTCTCGATGAGGAAATCCACA AACAGCAGGACATCGACTTGGACGTGGAGTTTGATGTTCACCTCGGCATCGCTCACACCCGCTGGGCCACACACGGCGAACCCAGCCCCATCAACAGCCACCCACAGAGATCCGACAAGTCCAACG AGTTCATTGTTATTCACAACGGGATCATCACCAACTACAAAGACCTGAGGAAATTCTTG GAGAGCAAAGGCTACGAGTTTGAGTCGGAGACTGACACGGAGACCATCGCCAAGCTGGTGAAGTACATGTACGACAACCGGGAGAGTGACGACATCAGCTTCGCCACGCTGGTTGAGCGTGTGATCCAGCAGCTG GAGGGAGCGTTTGCACTGGTCTTCAAAAGTGTCCATTATCCCGCAGAGGCAGTTGGCACAAG GAGGGGCAGTCCTCTGCTGATCGGAGTGCGCAGTGACCACAAGCTGTCCACCGATCACATTCCTGTGCTCTACCGCTCTT CTGGTAAAGACAAGAAGAGCTGCAGCGCTCTCCCCAGGACGGGCCAGGACACCTGCCTTTTCCCCGTGGACGAGAAAGCCGTGGAGTACTACTTTGCCTCTGATGCAAG TGCGGTGATCGAGCACACAAACCGTGTGATCTTTCTGGAGGATGACGACGTGGCCGCCGTGTCGGACGGATGTCTGTCCATCCACAGGATAAAGCGCAGAGTCGGAGACTACCCGGCTCGGGCCATCCAGACCTTGcagatggagctgcagcagatcatGAAGG GAAACTTCAGCTCCTTCATGCAGAAGGAGATCTTTGAACAGCCGGAGTCTGTGGTGAACACCATGAGAGGAAGAGTGAACTTCGACAACAACTCAG TGACGCTCGGCGGGCTGAAGGATCACATCAAAGAGATTCAGAGGTGTCGGCGACTAATCCTCATTGCCTGTGGCACCAGCTACCACGCCGGCGTAGCA ACCcgtcaggtcctggaggagctcACCGAGCTGCCCGTCATGGTGGAGCTGGCCAGCGACTTCATGGACAGGAACACGCCCGTCTTCAGGGACGACGTCTGCTTCTTCATCAGCCAGTCAG GGGAGACCGCCGACAGCCTCATGGCCCTCCGCTACTGTAAGGAGAGGGGGGCTCTGACTGTGGGCATCACCAACACAGTGGGCAGCTCCATTTCCAGGGAGACCGACTGCGGGGTCCACATCAACGCTGGGCCAGAGGTCGGAGTGGCCAGTACCAAG gCCTACACCAGTCAGTTTGTGGCCCTGATCATGTTTGCGCTCCTGATGTGCGACGACAGGATCTCCATGCAGCCCAGACGCCGGGAGATAATCCAGGGGCTGAAAGTGCTTCCAG ATCTGATTAAGGAGGTCTTGAGCTTGGACGATGAGATCCAGAAGTTGGCGCAAGAGTTGTACCAGCAGAAGAGTGTGCTCATCATGGGCAGAGGCTACCATTACGCAACCTGCCTGGAGGGAGCGCTG AAAATCAAGGAAATCACGTACATGCATTCAGAGGGCATCCTGGCCGGAGAGCTGAAGCACGGTCCTCTGGCGCTGGTGGATAAACTCATGCCGGTCATCATGATCATCATGAGAGACCACACCTACACCAAGTGTCAGAACGCCCTGCAGCAGGTCGTTGCCCGCCag ggccgccCCATTGTGATCTGTGACAAAGACGATTACGAAACCATCAAAAACTCCAGCCGCACCATCAAAGTGCCTCACTGCGTGGACTGCCTGCAGGGCATCCTGAGCGTCatccctctgcagctgctgtccttccACCTCGCCGTCCTCCGAGGTTACGAC GT
- the med22 gene encoding mediator of RNA polymerase II transcription subunit 22 isoform X1: protein MATQRVLPQSKETLLQNYNKRLKDDIKSIMDNFTEIIKTAKIEDETQVSRPTQAEQDHYEMHVRAANIVRAGESLMKLVSDLKQFLILNDFPSVNDAISLQNQQLRSLQEECDKKLTSLRDEIAIDLYELEEEYYSSSYSQWDATDLPLCEAYRRRDSWASSDSSCSSTQGDRDDADAPPSQEANPQQHHLNGHGTASSEKP from the exons ATGGCCACTCAGAGAGTTCTCCCTCAGAGCAAAGAGACTCTGCTGCAGAACTACAACAAGAGGCTGAAAGATGACATCAAGTCGATCATGGACAACTTCACGGAGATCATCAAAACTGCCAAG ATTGAGGATGAGACGCAGGTATCGAGACCGACCCAGGCCGAGCAGGACCACTACGAGATGCACGTCAGAGCAGCCAACATT GTCCGAGCCGGCGAGTCCCTCATGAAGCTCGTGTCGGATCTGAAGCAGTTCTTGATTCTGAACGACTTCCCCTCCGTCAACGACGCCAtcagcctgcagaaccagcagctccgCTCGCTGCAGGAGGAGTGCGACAAGAAGCTGACGTCGCTCCGGGACGAGATCGCCATCGACCTGTATGAGCTCGAGGAAGAATATTACTCCTCCAG CTACAGTCAGTGGGACGCCACTGACCTGCCGCTGTGTGAGGCCTACCGGCGCCGGGACAGCTGGGCGtcctcagacagcagctgcagctccacgcAGGGCGACCGGGACGACGCGGACGCACCTCCGTCGCAGGAGGCCAAcccccagcagcaccacctcAACGGACACGGGACGGCGTCCTCAGAGAAACCGTGA
- the med22 gene encoding mediator of RNA polymerase II transcription subunit 22 isoform X2 codes for MATQRVLPQSKETLLQNYNKRLKDDIKSIMDNFTEIIKTAKIEDETQVSRPTQAEQDHYEMHVRAANIVRAGESLMKLVSDLKQFLILNDFPSVNDAISLQNQQLRSLQEECDKKLTSLRDEIAIDLYELEEEYYSSRYK; via the exons ATGGCCACTCAGAGAGTTCTCCCTCAGAGCAAAGAGACTCTGCTGCAGAACTACAACAAGAGGCTGAAAGATGACATCAAGTCGATCATGGACAACTTCACGGAGATCATCAAAACTGCCAAG ATTGAGGATGAGACGCAGGTATCGAGACCGACCCAGGCCGAGCAGGACCACTACGAGATGCACGTCAGAGCAGCCAACATT GTCCGAGCCGGCGAGTCCCTCATGAAGCTCGTGTCGGATCTGAAGCAGTTCTTGATTCTGAACGACTTCCCCTCCGTCAACGACGCCAtcagcctgcagaaccagcagctccgCTCGCTGCAGGAGGAGTGCGACAAGAAGCTGACGTCGCTCCGGGACGAGATCGCCATCGACCTGTATGAGCTCGAGGAAGAATATTACTCCTCCAGGTACAAGTAG
- the c12h9orf78 gene encoding splicing factor C9orf78 homolog, with the protein MPCGKNFRRRRNSSDEEEEDETTKEVRSKVEEVKELQSLRRRQNGVSVTALLVGEKLPPEAEIDNDPFKLKTGGIVDMKNVKDRNRDMTEDETDLNLGTSFSAETNRRDEDADMMKYIETELKKKKGLVEAEEQKVKVKNAEDHLYELPENIRVNSAKKTEEMLSNQMLSGIPEVDLGIDAKIKNIIQTEEAKAKLIAEQRNKKKDQGTSFVPTNIAVNYVQHNRFYHEDSNAPQRHHRHREEPKARPLRVGDTEKPGPEAPSPPNYRKRPNNEKATDDYHYEKFKKMNRRY; encoded by the exons ATGCCGTGTGGCAAAAACTTCAGGAGAAGAAGGAACTCAtcggatgaggaggaggaggacgaaacCACTAAAGAAGTGAG ATCAAAGGTGGAGGAAGTAAAAGAGCTTCAGAGTCTGCGAAGAAGACAAAACGGAGTCAG TGTCACTGCCTTGCTGGTTGGAGAGAAGCTGCCACCAGAAGCAGAAATCGAT AATGACCCTTTCAAACTGAAGACCGGAGGAATTGTTGACATGAAGAACgtgaaagacagaaacagagacat GACAGAGGATGAGACGGACCTCAACCTGGGCACATCCTTCTCAGCTGAGACCAACAGAAGAGACGAAGACGCAGACAT gatgAAATACATTGAGACAgagttgaagaagaagaaaggcttGGTGGAGGCAGAGGAACAGAAAGTGAAGGTGAAGAATGCCGAGGACCACCTGTACGAGCTGCCAGAAAACATTCGGGTCAACTCTGcaaagaagacagaggagatGTTATCGAATCAGATGCTGAGCGGGATCCCTGAAGTTGATCTTGGTATTGA tgcAAAGATCAAGAACATCATCCAGACAGAGGAGGCTAAGGCCAAACTCATAGCCGAACAGCGGAACAAGAAGAAAGACCAGGGCACGTCGTTCGTACCCACCAACATCGCCGTAAACTACGTCCAACACAACCGCT TTTATCACGAGGACTCGAACGCACCGCAGAGGCACCACCGACACAGAGAAGAGCCCAAAGCCAGGCCGCTGCGCGTGGGGGACACGGAGAAACCGGGACCGGAGG CTCCGTCCCCACCCAACTACCGCAAGCGTCCCAACAACGAGAAGGCCACAGACGACTATCACTATGAGAAGTTCAAGAAGATGAATCGGAGATACTGA
- the nfu1 gene encoding NFU1 iron-sulfur cluster scaffold homolog, mitochondrial codes for MSSYRQFGRLLALSARLSHPLAAGGCQSSGLHWPSHTIRVSNRWPQNPLWAVPGRTMFVQTQDTPNPNSMKFLPGRTVLEAGTMNFAGPRDAFCSPLARQLFRIDGVKSVFLGPDFITITKSDSNMEWKVIKPDVYAAIMDFFTSGLPVVNEDSQPSADTAPSDDDDEVVAMIKELLDTRIRPTVQEDGGDVLYRGFEDGVVKLKLQGSCTSCPSSIVTLKSGIQNMLQFYVPEVESVEQVKDEDEEEAAQV; via the exons ATGTCGAGTTACAGACAGTTCGGGAGGCTTTTGGCTTTATCTGCAAGACTTTCACACCC TCTTGCTGCCGGTGGATGTCAGAGCAGTGGATTACACTGGCCTTCACATACCATCAGAGTCTCAAACAGATGGCCACAGAACCCCCTCTGGGCTGTTCCTG GAAGAACCATGTTTGTGCAGACTCAAGACACACCAAACCCAAACAGTATGAAGTTCCTACCTGGCCGAACAGTTCTTGAAGCAGGAACTATGAATTTTGCCGGCCCGCGTGACGCTTTCTGCTCACCCTTAGCCAG GCAGCTCTTTAGGATTGATGGGGTCAAAAGTGTCTTCCTGGGCCCGGACTTCATCACCATCACAAAG TCTGATTCTAATATGGAATGGAAAGTGATCAAACCGGATGTATATGCTGCCATTATGGACTTTTTCACCTCCGGACTCCCTGTTGTGAACGAGGACAGTCAGCCCAGCGCAGATACAG cACCGTCAGATGACGACGATGAGGTGGTCGCTATGATTAAAGAACTTCTGGACACTCGAATAAG GCCCACGGTGCAGGAAGACGGCGGCGATGTCCTGtaccgaggctttgaagatggcGTGGTTAAATTGAAGTTGCAGGGATCTTGCACCAGCTGTCCCAGTTCCATCGTGACTTTGAAGAGCGGAATCCAAAACATGCTGCAGTTTTACGTCCCGGAAGTTGAATCAGTGGAGCAG gtaaaggatgaggatgaagaggaggcagcCCAAGTCTGA